A section of the Penaeus chinensis breed Huanghai No. 1 chromosome 17, ASM1920278v2, whole genome shotgun sequence genome encodes:
- the LOC125033984 gene encoding uncharacterized protein LOC125033984, whose amino-acid sequence MNPELEQWVQRNSILIKEEDRFCIRQLKTRTRHEDKKNKVRVLAIGPEKQLEVKSVLLLGETGAGKTLFLNAFLNKLFGVTAGDKIRLQLKDQMDTKDKKTTQSQTEYTTAYIIYHQEGMTGPYNYMIIDTPGLGDTEGAEKDKINEQCLRFYLTDEKWISHINSVGLVWKGSEHRYDERKREILSRIKQLLGFDIKPFTDILLTFTTEKTVDAVKVVEASGIGYNQVFNFDNKPLYECHAVKTREDKLHRLMWDFMEESHGLFLEELNRREGVNLKITARLILTQMKLEDLQRQQQMQRQHKANISSRVQQHEGEMCDLEEEATRVDWDKIEDLDTSREIIVLDDGRHCHYCKKCNKTCIPACRAVHKAAVAPVMEEEGVGEKVLGAVAKVGTLGSALGSFSMPVGLVSAVVSLCADVGRTIMSLIRTKKSKEKTESLHASEGRNKCTKCDHLLLHHEVRDKIMAKDATWDQKVNLLKKLKYEEVMGKKSDLEEKIASYKSELESINKREKQDDGTLKEYAREIKQLRMGK is encoded by the coding sequence ATGAACCCTGAGCTGGAACAGTGGGTCCAGAGGAACAGCATCCTCATAAAGGAAGAAGATCGCTTCTGCATCCGTCAGCTCAAGACGAGAACGAGGCACGAAGACAAGAAGAACAAGGTGCGCGTGCTCGCCATCGGTCCAGAGAAACAGCTGGAGGTGAAGTCCGTGCTGCTGCTGGGTGAGACGGGCGCAGGGAAGACCCTCTTCCTCAACGCTTTCCTCAACAAGCTGTTTGGCGTCACTGCGGGAGACAAGATTCGGCTCCAGCTGAAAGACCAGATGGACACAAAGGATAAGAAGACCACGCAGAGTCAGACGGAGTACACTACTGCATACATCATCTACCACCAAGAAGGCATGACTGGCCCTTATAACTACATGATCATTGACACCCCAGGCCTGGGCGACACGGAGGGCGCCGAGAAAGACAAAATCAATGAGCAATGTCTGAGGTTTTACTTGACTGATGAAAAGTGGATTAGTCACATCAACAGTGTCGGATTGGTCTGGAAGGGAAGCGAGCACAGATatgacgagaggaagagagaaatactcAGTCGAATCAAGCAACTCTTAGGCTTCGACATCAAGCCTTTTACAGACATATTGCTTACATTTACAACAGAAAAAACAGTGGATGCTGTTAAAGTTGTAGAGGCATCAGGGATAGGATACAACCAAGTGTTTAACTTTGATAACAAACCTCTTTATGAATGCCATGCTGTAAAGACAAGGGAAGACAAGCTGCACAGGCTGATGTGGGATTTCATGGAAGAGAGTCATGGCCTGTTTCTAGAAGAGCTCAATCGAAGAGAGGGCGTCAACCTCAAAATTACTGCCCGATTAATCCTCACTCAGATGAAACTCGAAGACTTGCAGCGTCAACAGCAAATGCAAAGGCAGCACAAAGCAAACATCTCGTCTAGGGTCCAACAGCACGAAGGAGAAATGTGTGACCTCGAGGAGGAGGCAACAAGGGTCGACTGGGACAAGATTGAGGATCTGGACACAAGCAGGGAAATCATAGTCCTTGACGACGGACGCCACTGCCACTACTGCAAAAAGTGTAACAAGACTTGTATTCCAGCTTGCAGAGCCGTCCACAAGGCTGCAGTTGCTCCAGTAATGGAAGAGGAAGGTGTGGGTGAGAAGGTACTGGGAGCTGTTGCGAAAGTTGGTACCCTTGGGTCGGCACTTGGCAGTTTTAGTATGCCGGTGGGGTTGGTCTCAGCTGTAGTTTCATTGTGCGCCGATGTTGGGAGGACAATCATGAGTCTCATTCGAAccaagaaatcaaaagaaaaaacggAGAGCTTGCACGCCAGTGAGGGCAGAAATAAGTGCACAAAATGCGACCATTTACTGTTACATCATGAAGTTAGAGACAAGATCATGGCCAAAGATGCTACTTGGGATCAGAAAGTGAATCTGCTCAAGAAACTGAAGTATGAAGAAGTAATGGGGAAAAAATCTGATCTTGAGGAGAAGATTGCCTCATACAAGTCAGAACTAGAGTCAATAAACAAGCGGGAGAAACAAGATGATGGTACGCTTAAAGAATATGCAAGAGAAATTAAACAACTCAGGATGGGGAAGTAA